A genomic region of Candidatus Palauibacter scopulicola contains the following coding sequences:
- a CDS encoding DUF433 domain-containing protein, giving the protein MSSWKECDAVERDPRKVSGAWVFAGTRVPVSALFENLRAGASIEQFLDWFQGVERWHVESVLDHEVKALAGAGGQ; this is encoded by the coding sequence ATGTCGAGCTGGAAAGAATGTGACGCGGTTGAGCGTGATCCGCGGAAGGTCAGCGGCGCCTGGGTCTTCGCGGGGACCCGAGTCCCGGTCAGTGCCCTGTTCGAGAACCTGCGGGCGGGGGCTTCGATTGAGCAGTTTCTTGACTGGTTCCAGGGCGTGGAGCGCTGGCATGTCGAGTCCGTCCTCGACCACGAAGTGAAAGCGCTGGCGGGCGCCGGTGGTCAGTGA
- a CDS encoding type II toxin-antitoxin system HicB family antitoxin: MKYRVALQESEEGFSVWVPGLPGCASQGTTEEEALANIAEAVREYLDVAVENAAGMVIREIEVAV; encoded by the coding sequence ATGAAATACCGGGTAGCGCTTCAAGAGTCCGAAGAGGGATTCTCCGTCTGGGTTCCAGGCCTACCGGGTTGTGCGTCCCAGGGGACGACCGAGGAGGAAGCCTTGGCGAACATCGCGGAGGCAGTCCGCGAGTACCTGGACGTGGCGGTCGAGAACGCCGCTGGCATGGTGATCCGCGAGATCGAGGTCGCCGTATAG
- a CDS encoding M81 family metallopeptidase encodes MTTEREGSKRTPGSPRGGALSATAALAATLLGCGSPSGDDVAPLRFAVASYQHETCTFCPGGDTEVDDWLRYSEPVSGDALLGAGDYIGGFVQRAGELGDIELVPLTSPLGVFGGSSRSWNTRETFEHFLDAMLAELEAQLPVDGVFLALHGAMAVRDVPRPEAEIARRFREIVGPDVPIAATFDLHGNEDGEFLEHADFSFVTKRFPHYDSYIQGERAARALRLAARGEYEPTTATRKPGVITATVLQWTGQSPAMDIMERARRWEAREHDAYVSVFFGYPWSDVPDVGATIQVMTNGDQALADRIADDMDDFMWRVREDFALGSFPGPTEAARTVAGAISRGETPVAVGDYSDRPGDATHILSAFEAAGIGRVLYGTITSPATLDALAAANARPGDPFDQEIGGFTPSGGSPHRVTGTLEYFGEGFGYDRIAAVSFGDGNVVFLTPAYEQVLYPDAFRFGTIDPADYEVFVVKSRIHFRRGFDETGYAPTVLVVEAPGPFVGTVFLDALPYEHVDLSGLYPFGVPENRR; translated from the coding sequence ATGACAACGGAACGCGAAGGATCGAAACGGACCCCCGGATCGCCGCGTGGAGGGGCGCTGTCGGCCACCGCGGCGCTTGCCGCAACGCTCCTCGGCTGCGGTTCTCCCTCGGGGGACGACGTGGCCCCGCTCCGTTTCGCCGTCGCCAGCTACCAGCACGAGACCTGCACCTTCTGCCCCGGCGGCGACACCGAAGTCGATGACTGGCTTCGCTACAGCGAGCCGGTTTCCGGGGACGCGCTGCTCGGCGCCGGCGACTACATCGGCGGCTTCGTCCAACGGGCCGGCGAGCTCGGGGACATCGAACTCGTGCCGCTCACCTCGCCGCTCGGCGTCTTCGGGGGCTCGTCGCGCAGCTGGAACACGCGGGAGACCTTCGAGCATTTCCTGGACGCCATGCTGGCCGAACTGGAGGCGCAACTGCCGGTCGACGGGGTCTTTCTCGCGCTGCACGGGGCGATGGCCGTGCGGGACGTCCCCCGCCCCGAAGCCGAGATCGCCCGCCGGTTCAGGGAGATCGTCGGCCCGGATGTGCCGATCGCCGCGACCTTCGACCTCCACGGCAACGAGGACGGCGAGTTCCTCGAGCACGCCGACTTCTCCTTCGTGACCAAGCGCTTCCCCCACTACGACTCGTACATCCAGGGCGAACGCGCGGCCCGCGCCCTGCGGCTCGCCGCGCGGGGGGAATACGAGCCCACGACCGCCACCCGCAAACCCGGCGTCATCACCGCCACCGTGCTGCAGTGGACCGGACAGTCTCCCGCGATGGACATCATGGAGCGCGCGCGGCGCTGGGAGGCCCGCGAGCACGACGCCTACGTGAGCGTCTTCTTCGGCTATCCCTGGTCGGACGTGCCCGACGTGGGCGCCACCATCCAGGTCATGACCAACGGGGACCAGGCGCTCGCGGACCGGATCGCCGACGACATGGACGACTTCATGTGGCGCGTCCGCGAGGACTTCGCGCTCGGCAGCTTCCCCGGCCCCACCGAGGCCGCCCGGACCGTCGCGGGCGCCATCTCGCGCGGCGAGACCCCCGTCGCGGTCGGCGACTACAGCGACCGCCCCGGCGACGCCACGCACATCCTGAGCGCCTTCGAGGCGGCCGGCATCGGCAGGGTCCTCTACGGCACGATCACCTCCCCCGCCACCCTCGACGCCCTCGCGGCGGCCAACGCCCGGCCCGGCGACCCGTTCGACCAGGAGATCGGCGGGTTCACCCCCTCCGGCGGCTCCCCCCATCGCGTCACCGGCACGCTGGAGTACTTCGGGGAAGGCTTCGGCTACGACCGCATCGCCGCCGTCTCCTTCGGCGACGGCAATGTCGTCTTCCTCACCCCCGCCTACGAACAGGTCCTCTACCCGGACGCATTCCGCTTCGGGACCATCGACCCGGCCGACTACGAGGTCTTCGTCGTCAAGTCACGGATCCACTTCCGCCGCGGCTTCGACGAAACCGGCTACGCGCCCACCGTTCTGGTCGTGGAGGCGCCCGGGCCCTTCGTGGGCACCGTCTTCCTCGACGCGCTGCCCTACGAGCACGTGGACCTCAGCGGCCTCTACCCGTTCGGAGTGCCCGAGAACCGGCGGTGA
- a CDS encoding thioredoxin family protein, whose protein sequence is MVLTPSTMVELGTPAPDFRLPDPSGREWALSDVVGEGGLLVAFICNHCPYVIHLRHGLAEFARDYQARGLGVVGINANDVATHPADSPDRMAEEVEQVGYTFPYLFDESQDVAKAYGAACTPDFFLYDGDGRLVYRGQFDGSRPNSGVRVTGEDLRAAADALLEGRAPLAAQTASIGCNIKWKPGNEPGWFGS, encoded by the coding sequence ATGGTGCTCACGCCTTCGACCATGGTGGAGCTGGGAACGCCGGCGCCGGACTTTCGCCTGCCCGATCCGTCCGGCCGGGAATGGGCGCTGTCCGATGTGGTCGGGGAGGGCGGGCTGCTCGTCGCCTTCATCTGCAACCACTGCCCGTACGTGATACACCTGCGCCACGGGCTGGCCGAGTTCGCGCGCGACTACCAGGCTCGCGGGCTGGGCGTGGTCGGGATCAATGCCAACGACGTGGCCACCCATCCGGCGGACTCGCCGGACCGCATGGCGGAGGAGGTCGAGCAGGTGGGGTACACCTTCCCGTACCTCTTCGACGAGTCGCAGGACGTGGCGAAGGCGTACGGCGCGGCCTGCACGCCCGACTTTTTCCTGTACGATGGCGACGGCAGGCTGGTGTACAGGGGCCAGTTCGATGGCTCCCGCCCGAACAGCGGGGTCCGGGTGACCGGCGAGGATCTGCGCGCGGCGGCGGACGCCCTGCTGGAGGGGCGAGCGCCGCTGGCCGCGCAGACCGCGAGCATCGGGTGCAACATCAAGTGGAAGCCGGGGAACGAGCCGGGTTGGTTCGGGTCGTGA
- a CDS encoding DUF5671 domain-containing protein, producing MAGNEEITGFLKAGLERSLPREQLKGVLLEAGWPRDQVRRALDGFADVAFPIPVPRPAPYLSAREAFVYLVLFGTLYGSAISFGSLLFAFIHQAFPDPSLAPAAALEMAREEIRWSISFLVATFPVFAFVFWTNDRAVRKDPGRRLSRVRQSLTYLSLFVGAATLIGVVTSIVYNLLGGELTVRFALKVLTVGTITGSLFGYFLRDVRREEAAE from the coding sequence ATGGCCGGCAACGAGGAGATTACCGGATTCCTGAAGGCGGGCCTGGAGCGAAGCCTGCCCCGCGAGCAACTCAAGGGGGTGCTTCTCGAGGCGGGCTGGCCGCGGGACCAGGTCCGACGCGCCCTGGACGGTTTCGCCGACGTCGCGTTTCCGATTCCCGTCCCGCGTCCCGCCCCGTACCTGTCCGCTCGCGAGGCCTTCGTCTACCTCGTCCTCTTCGGCACGCTGTACGGGAGCGCGATCAGCTTCGGGAGCCTCCTGTTCGCGTTCATCCACCAGGCGTTTCCCGATCCTTCCCTGGCCCCCGCGGCCGCACTCGAGATGGCGCGGGAAGAGATCCGGTGGTCGATCTCCTTCCTCGTCGCGACGTTTCCCGTCTTCGCCTTCGTCTTCTGGACGAACGATCGCGCGGTCCGGAAGGACCCGGGCCGGCGGCTCTCGCGCGTTCGGCAATCGCTGACGTACCTGTCCCTCTTCGTGGGCGCGGCCACGCTCATCGGCGTGGTCACGAGCATCGTCTACAACCTTCTTGGCGGCGAACTCACGGTCCGGTTCGCCCTGAAGGTCCTCACCGTCGGGACGATCACCGGCTCGCTGTTCGGGTACTTCCTCCGCGACGTGCGCAGGGAGGAGGCGGCGGAATGA
- a CDS encoding TetR/AcrR family transcriptional regulator, whose product MTRESTAYHHGDLRAALLAEAAAMIDEGGTSSVTMREIGRRLGVSRSAAYRHFEDKSALLVAVAAAGFDRLRDRLEAVGAGAPDAGIEQLPQVGRVYVRFALENPGHYRLMYGKEAITREDHPELRETANALFDELVRIVQSYQQSGTIRREDPHLQAYVAWGAVHGLASLLIEGQILTAVDVDALIRQTTSTLLDGMRANR is encoded by the coding sequence ATGACCCGGGAAAGCACCGCGTATCACCACGGAGACCTGCGGGCGGCACTGCTCGCCGAAGCCGCCGCGATGATCGACGAGGGGGGGACCTCGAGCGTGACGATGCGCGAGATCGGGCGGCGCCTGGGCGTATCGCGGTCCGCCGCCTATCGCCACTTCGAGGACAAGTCCGCGCTCCTGGTCGCGGTCGCCGCCGCCGGTTTCGACCGTCTCCGAGACCGCCTGGAGGCGGTGGGCGCCGGAGCCCCGGACGCCGGGATCGAGCAGCTCCCGCAGGTCGGCCGGGTGTACGTGCGGTTCGCGCTCGAGAACCCGGGCCACTACCGCCTGATGTACGGCAAGGAAGCGATCACCCGCGAGGACCACCCCGAACTCCGCGAGACCGCGAACGCCCTGTTCGACGAACTCGTCCGCATCGTCCAGTCATACCAGCAGAGCGGCACGATCAGGCGAGAGGACCCGCACCTCCAGGCCTACGTCGCATGGGGCGCCGTGCACGGCCTGGCTTCACTCCTGATCGAGGGCCAGATCCTCACCGCCGTGGACGTCGACGCCCTGATCCGCCAAACCACCTCCACCCTCCTCGACGGAATGCGCGCCAACCGCTAG
- a CDS encoding alpha/beta hydrolase: protein MSPDRQPAPGSAVSGPERTRVWQVPEPLAVHDARLGDGAVIALRRHGNPSGPRIVLSHGNSLAIDLYYPFWSQFADACDLVVYDLRNHGWNAPGPLRTHHVPTLIDDHLRIQDAIEQGFGKKPQAGVFHSLSGLVSLLSPTRGGEFTARVLFDPPLGEFGPAREECVEVARRAAKMTLARAERYPTRAEFAKVLREMLAFQHVVPGVRRLMARTTLRRSPDGDGYILRCPREYEAQIYRYGGQYAALIDFGALACPTMVMGADPAIPHTYFPTTELHHIPTVDYAYLPGGTHLLQLEQPEASAAATLDYLKANGLF, encoded by the coding sequence ATGAGCCCCGACCGTCAGCCCGCGCCCGGCTCCGCCGTGAGTGGCCCGGAACGCACGCGGGTCTGGCAGGTGCCCGAGCCCCTGGCCGTGCACGACGCGCGCCTGGGCGACGGCGCCGTGATCGCGCTCCGGCGCCACGGGAATCCCTCCGGCCCGCGCATAGTTCTCAGCCACGGCAACAGCCTCGCGATCGACCTCTACTACCCGTTCTGGTCGCAGTTCGCCGACGCCTGCGATCTCGTGGTCTACGATCTCAGGAACCACGGCTGGAACGCTCCCGGGCCGCTGCGCACCCACCACGTGCCCACACTCATCGATGACCACCTGCGCATCCAGGATGCCATCGAGCAGGGATTCGGGAAGAAGCCGCAGGCCGGCGTATTCCATTCACTCTCCGGGCTGGTCTCGCTGCTGTCCCCGACGCGAGGGGGGGAGTTCACGGCCCGCGTGCTGTTCGATCCGCCGCTGGGCGAGTTCGGGCCGGCCAGGGAGGAGTGTGTCGAGGTGGCGAGGCGGGCGGCCAAGATGACGCTTGCGCGCGCGGAGCGGTATCCGACTCGCGCGGAGTTCGCGAAAGTACTTCGTGAGATGCTCGCCTTCCAGCATGTGGTCCCCGGCGTCCGCCGCCTCATGGCCCGGACGACGCTGCGCCGGTCCCCGGACGGAGACGGCTACATCCTCCGTTGTCCCCGCGAATACGAGGCCCAGATCTACAGGTACGGCGGACAGTACGCGGCGTTGATCGACTTCGGGGCCCTCGCCTGTCCGACGATGGTCATGGGGGCCGACCCCGCCATCCCGCACACCTATTTCCCGACCACCGAACTCCATCACATCCCGACCGTGGACTACGCCTATCTGCCCGGAGGCACGCACCTCCTCCAATTGGAGCAGCCCGAGGCGAGCGCGGCGGCGACCCTGGACTACCTGAAGGCGAACGGCCTGTTCTGA
- a CDS encoding ATP-binding protein: MFPRYIARLVREALADTPVVFIMGARQVGKTTLVRRLIDPGWEYITFDDMAQAEVARADPVGFIRNLPPKRIALDEVQRVPDTLLAIKQAVDEDRTPGRFLLTGSANALLFPRVSDALVGRMEAVRLATLSECEINGREPTFLDGLLRGDAPAAEEVRIRDRLARRIVTGCFPEPLLRESEKRRRAWHQQYLKTLIQRDLNDLSRIGHVEAMSRLLRLTAVHSGQLVNLAELGGKLGLSRITAGKYLALLEQLFLVERLPPWHAGESRRLVRTPKMHAVDTGMMCALRGIDRRRLLRNPAEFGTLLESFVYSELRKQALWTEEPLTFHHYRDKDKVEVDLVIEDAAGDCYGVEVKAAASLRPRDFIGLKRLRRIAGKRFRMGVLLYDGDHTTSFGDGLFAAPIGALWR, translated from the coding sequence ATGTTTCCGCGCTACATCGCTCGCCTCGTACGGGAGGCGCTGGCCGACACGCCCGTGGTCTTCATCATGGGCGCCCGCCAGGTCGGCAAGACCACCCTGGTCAGGCGCCTGATCGATCCCGGCTGGGAGTACATCACCTTCGACGACATGGCCCAGGCCGAGGTGGCGAGGGCGGATCCGGTGGGGTTCATCCGCAATCTCCCTCCGAAGAGAATCGCGCTCGACGAGGTGCAGCGGGTTCCGGATACCCTTCTCGCCATCAAGCAGGCGGTCGACGAAGACCGAACCCCGGGCCGCTTTCTTCTGACCGGTTCCGCGAACGCCCTGCTGTTTCCCAGGGTCTCCGACGCGCTCGTGGGGAGGATGGAGGCCGTGCGCCTCGCAACGCTTTCCGAGTGCGAAATCAACGGTCGCGAGCCCACCTTTCTCGACGGGCTGCTGCGCGGCGACGCCCCGGCGGCCGAAGAGGTGCGGATCAGAGATCGGCTGGCCCGGCGGATCGTGACCGGCTGCTTTCCCGAACCGCTTCTGCGGGAGAGCGAGAAGAGACGGCGCGCCTGGCATCAGCAATATCTGAAGACCCTGATTCAACGCGACCTGAACGACCTGTCGCGGATCGGGCATGTCGAAGCCATGTCCCGGCTGCTCCGCCTGACGGCCGTTCACTCCGGTCAACTGGTCAACCTCGCGGAGCTTGGCGGCAAACTGGGGCTCAGCCGGATCACGGCCGGCAAGTACCTTGCCCTCCTGGAACAGCTCTTCCTCGTCGAGCGCCTTCCTCCCTGGCACGCCGGCGAGTCCAGGCGGTTGGTCAGGACGCCCAAAATGCACGCCGTCGACACCGGAATGATGTGCGCCCTTCGAGGGATCGACCGCCGCAGGCTGCTCCGCAATCCGGCAGAGTTCGGGACGCTCCTTGAGTCGTTCGTCTACAGCGAGCTGCGGAAACAGGCGCTGTGGACGGAGGAGCCCCTGACCTTCCATCACTATCGCGACAAGGACAAGGTCGAGGTCGACCTGGTGATCGAAGACGCCGCGGGCGACTGCTACGGGGTCGAGGTCAAGGCGGCGGCATCGCTGCGCCCCCGGGACTTCATCGGCTTGAAGCGCCTCCGGCGCATCGCGGGCAAGCGGTTCCGGATGGGCGTGCTCCTCTACGACGGAGATCACACCACGTCGTTCGGCGACGGACTCTTCGCGGCGCCGATCGGAGCCCTGTGGCGATGA
- a CDS encoding DUF488 domain-containing protein — MTMPRLFRRQRVLLALLSAVGGKLGERDVQWLLFDYGRRCRERGIEPPYDFIADEGGPRSFTAMADRDKLAARGFLVSGAWHLTPEGHRLAGNLKNGDVSVFAASGRSGGRDPVAGGKRRPPATRGRDEAARSNGRPRGGLLATIGYEGRSYEAYFNELLRAGITRLCDVRRNPISRKWGFSKRLLQQGCDEFGIRYEPFRELGVDSGARSDLTDRAAYERLFAQYEATTLPRCQDAVARIAGWIDAGDRVAITCYERDSGDCHRSRVASAVMAAAAQPLRPKHL, encoded by the coding sequence ATGACAATGCCCCGGCTATTCCGTCGACAGCGCGTCCTTCTCGCTCTCCTGAGCGCCGTCGGCGGGAAGCTGGGTGAGCGCGACGTCCAGTGGCTCCTCTTCGACTACGGCCGCCGGTGTCGGGAGCGCGGCATCGAGCCGCCCTATGACTTCATCGCCGACGAGGGCGGGCCGCGTTCCTTCACCGCCATGGCCGACCGGGACAAGCTCGCCGCCCGTGGCTTCCTTGTCTCCGGTGCGTGGCATCTCACGCCGGAAGGCCATCGGCTCGCGGGCAATCTCAAGAACGGCGACGTCTCCGTCTTCGCAGCCAGCGGCCGGAGCGGAGGCCGCGATCCTGTAGCTGGCGGGAAACGCCGACCGCCGGCTACCCGCGGTCGTGATGAAGCTGCCCGCAGCAACGGCAGGCCAAGGGGCGGTCTCCTCGCGACGATCGGTTACGAGGGGCGGAGCTACGAAGCCTACTTCAACGAACTTCTCCGGGCTGGAATCACGCGCCTCTGCGACGTGCGCCGGAACCCGATCAGTCGCAAGTGGGGATTCTCAAAGCGACTTCTCCAGCAAGGCTGCGACGAGTTCGGCATCCGGTATGAGCCATTCCGGGAGCTCGGCGTCGATTCCGGAGCGCGCTCAGACCTCACGGATCGCGCGGCGTACGAGCGCCTCTTCGCCCAATACGAAGCCACGACCCTGCCTCGATGCCAGGACGCCGTGGCCAGAATCGCGGGGTGGATCGACGCCGGAGACCGCGTGGCGATCACCTGTTACGAACGCGATTCTGGGGACTGTCACCGTTCGCGTGTCGCCAGCGCCGTCATGGCGGCCGCAGCCCAGCCTCTGCGCCCGAAGCACCTGTAG
- a CDS encoding type II toxin-antitoxin system HicB family antitoxin has translation MKYLAALQESEEGFSVWVPGLPGCASQGATEEEALANIADAVREYLEVKRQLSHG, from the coding sequence ATGAAGTACCTGGCGGCGCTGCAAGAGTCCGAAGAGGGATTCTCTGTCTGGGTTCCCGGCCTTCCGGGTTGTGCGTCCCAGGGGGCGACCGAGGAGGAAGCCCTGGCGAACATCGCGGATGCCGTCCGCGAGTACCTCGAAGTGAAACGGCAGCTGTCGCATGGGTGA
- a CDS encoding nucleotidyltransferase substrate binding protein, which produces MRIEFDKIRRAKTIRTPSKKTNENDGSTARGFDPETAPDLSRDGWPEKFAKQSEKGGQQAVSIDTTFLRRCIASLERAVEGIERQEDREDVMYDIYRAACVKEFELVLGQSGRLLRRRLAASFVNSRQTDRLHFKDLFRHAARHDLIDCAAAERWLRYRDNLDVTTRNSGEDFAEATLKLLPGFIDDARALAHLMERKQVVVAGGGHASA; this is translated from the coding sequence ATGCGAATCGAATTCGACAAGATACGACGCGCCAAGACGATCAGGACCCCAAGCAAAAAAACGAACGAGAACGACGGCTCTACGGCCCGAGGTTTTGATCCGGAAACGGCGCCCGACCTCTCCAGGGATGGCTGGCCGGAGAAGTTCGCCAAGCAGTCCGAGAAGGGAGGCCAGCAAGCTGTGAGCATCGACACCACTTTCCTGCGCCGCTGCATCGCTTCGCTGGAGCGGGCGGTCGAGGGCATCGAGCGGCAGGAGGATCGCGAGGATGTCATGTACGACATCTACCGCGCTGCCTGCGTCAAGGAATTCGAGCTCGTCCTCGGGCAGAGCGGAAGGTTGCTGCGCCGGCGGCTCGCCGCCTCGTTCGTCAATAGCCGCCAAACGGACCGTCTACACTTCAAGGACCTCTTCCGCCATGCGGCCCGCCACGACCTCATCGACTGCGCAGCGGCCGAACGGTGGCTGCGCTACCGGGACAACCTGGACGTCACGACGCGCAACTCCGGCGAGGACTTCGCCGAAGCCACGCTGAAGCTGCTGCCTGGCTTCATCGATGACGCCCGCGCGCTCGCCCACCTGATGGAACGGAAACAGGTGGTGGTCGCGGGGGGCGGCCATGCGAGCGCTTGA
- a CDS encoding outer membrane beta-barrel protein produces the protein MSAGRNSAQAAIHAVALVLALAAAPLAAQTTIGLRVGLGSATLSGGDAAARGGQAFDEPRGGIVAGVDAGIPLSGGLGVRFGMGLAQKGGSVEVPPSITASRLLAEPTAELDYVQFSGLLRAGTAGEGGNLSFGLLAGPYVAFNLSCQVAVASVDPGPLRPEVPPGIPNRVGAAGAGGAGRTASAQDTEVACGEGGVSAVKSTDFGLAVGGGFQVRLSASMDLAFEVIYSRGLSEIDDEGKKTGHVAFQGGLVFAIG, from the coding sequence ATGTCCGCAGGACGCAATTCCGCGCAAGCCGCGATCCACGCGGTGGCTCTGGTTCTCGCCCTGGCGGCCGCGCCGCTTGCGGCGCAGACGACCATCGGCCTGAGGGTCGGCCTCGGTTCCGCGACCCTGTCCGGGGGGGACGCGGCGGCGCGAGGCGGGCAGGCGTTCGACGAACCCAGGGGCGGGATCGTGGCGGGGGTGGACGCGGGGATCCCGCTGAGCGGCGGCCTGGGCGTGCGCTTCGGCATGGGACTTGCCCAGAAGGGCGGCTCCGTGGAGGTGCCGCCGTCGATCACCGCGAGCCGCCTGCTCGCCGAGCCGACGGCCGAGTTGGACTACGTGCAGTTCTCCGGGCTCCTCCGCGCGGGCACCGCCGGCGAAGGGGGAAATCTCAGCTTCGGCCTTCTCGCCGGACCCTACGTGGCCTTCAACCTCTCCTGCCAGGTGGCGGTGGCGTCGGTCGATCCCGGACCCCTGCGCCCCGAAGTCCCGCCGGGGATTCCCAACCGCGTCGGTGCGGCAGGGGCCGGGGGCGCCGGGAGGACGGCGAGCGCGCAGGACACCGAAGTCGCCTGCGGGGAGGGCGGCGTGAGCGCCGTCAAGTCCACCGACTTCGGACTCGCCGTCGGCGGCGGGTTCCAGGTGAGACTCTCCGCTTCGATGGACCTGGCGTTCGAGGTCATCTACTCCCGGGGCCTGTCCGAAATCGACGATGAGGGGAAGAAGACCGGCCACGTAGCCTTCCAGGGCGGCCTCGTATTCGCGATCGGCTGA
- a CDS encoding SAM-dependent methyltransferase encodes MIDINEIGATAFVIASIRALEPEKPRPLFNDPYAPWFSNDRARTAARQLEAVFPPSTTMVRFRTRFFNRFVERGIVDGARQVVLLGGGFDMRAHFYRGTGATFYEVDQKAVLEFKRHILTDNGIEQPPSLFANYLEEDVPGGLADLGFDPEAPTLMVWEGNTMYLPPQSIMPFLNRLGSAIPSFRIAFDYFSVDLQRREFDNEEDRRRLEGVERAMNASFPTGFPDLTVFEKQAPFEVAESGTFAELAEEYGLGEMVAEYPEDWRETLKLYRYCILQRR; translated from the coding sequence ATGATCGATATCAACGAAATCGGTGCGACCGCCTTCGTCATCGCGTCCATCCGGGCGCTGGAACCCGAGAAGCCGCGGCCGCTCTTCAACGATCCCTACGCGCCGTGGTTCTCGAACGACCGGGCGCGCACGGCCGCCCGGCAACTGGAGGCGGTGTTCCCGCCCTCGACGACGATGGTCCGCTTCCGCACCCGCTTCTTCAACCGCTTCGTCGAGCGCGGGATCGTGGACGGGGCCCGGCAGGTGGTGCTGCTCGGGGGCGGCTTCGACATGCGCGCCCACTTCTACCGCGGCACGGGCGCGACCTTCTACGAGGTGGACCAGAAGGCGGTCCTGGAATTCAAGCGCCACATCCTGACGGACAACGGGATCGAACAGCCGCCGTCGCTCTTCGCCAACTACCTGGAGGAGGACGTTCCGGGCGGCCTGGCCGACCTCGGCTTCGACCCCGAGGCGCCCACGCTGATGGTCTGGGAGGGCAACACGATGTACCTGCCCCCGCAGAGCATCATGCCGTTCCTGAACCGGCTCGGGAGCGCGATCCCGTCGTTCCGCATCGCCTTCGACTACTTCTCGGTCGACCTGCAGCGCCGCGAATTCGACAACGAAGAGGACCGCAGGCGGCTCGAAGGCGTGGAGCGCGCGATGAACGCCTCGTTCCCTACCGGCTTCCCCGACCTGACGGTGTTCGAGAAGCAGGCGCCGTTCGAGGTGGCCGAGTCCGGCACGTTCGCGGAGCTCGCGGAGGAATACGGCTTGGGCGAGATGGTCGCCGAGTACCCCGAAGACTGGCGCGAAACACTCAAACTCTACCGCTACTGCATCCTGCAACGGCGGTAG
- a CDS encoding porin family protein: MSTLTKSFTVTLLASLLTSLAAVPLAAQTTIGLRGGIGTATLSRDAPQVERGELNRSRFGAVSGIDVGIPLSGTLDLRVGMGLAQKGGGTDTPPSVTSSRAFVVATAELDYLQFSALFRASADAERGLLKVGVLAGPYVALNHSCDIAVTTRHSPPGSGQQQPSSKSPPWRTEASCLKEDGADFRSTDLGLAFGAGVEVRLGASLGLALDVIYAMGLSRIDDDGTRNRHLALQSGIVFVVG; this comes from the coding sequence ATGTCCACCCTGACGAAGTCCTTCACCGTCACCCTTCTCGCCTCGCTGCTCACCTCGCTGGCGGCCGTGCCGCTCGCCGCGCAGACCACCATCGGTCTCAGGGGCGGCATCGGCACCGCGACCCTGTCCCGGGACGCGCCGCAAGTGGAACGGGGGGAACTCAACAGATCCCGATTCGGGGCCGTATCGGGAATCGACGTCGGGATCCCCCTGAGCGGTACCCTGGATCTCCGCGTCGGCATGGGGCTGGCCCAGAAGGGCGGCGGCACGGACACACCGCCGTCGGTCACCTCGAGCAGAGCGTTCGTCGTTGCGACCGCCGAGTTGGACTACCTGCAGTTCTCCGCACTTTTCCGCGCGAGTGCCGATGCCGAGCGGGGGCTTCTGAAGGTCGGCGTCCTCGCCGGGCCCTACGTGGCCCTGAACCATTCGTGCGACATCGCGGTGACGACACGCCATTCTCCGCCCGGATCGGGGCAGCAGCAGCCCTCCAGCAAGTCTCCGCCCTGGAGAACGGAAGCGTCCTGCCTCAAGGAAGATGGCGCCGATTTCAGGTCCACCGATCTCGGACTGGCCTTCGGGGCGGGGGTCGAAGTACGACTGGGCGCGTCACTCGGCCTGGCACTGGACGTGATCTACGCGATGGGTCTCTCCCGAATCGACGACGACGGAACCCGAAACCGTCACCTGGCCCTGCAAAGCGGGATCGTGTTCGTTGTCGGGTGA